The Salvelinus namaycush isolate Seneca chromosome 31, SaNama_1.0, whole genome shotgun sequence genomic interval agcagccaacaagtgctcagcatatgtgggaactccttcaagactgttggaaaaagcattcctcatgaagctggttgagagaatgccaagtgtgtgcaaagctgtcaaggcaaacggtgactactttgaagaatctgaaatatataaaatatactttgatttgtttaacacatttttgcttactacatgatttcatatgtgttatttcatagttttgatgtctttactattattctacaatgtagaaaatcccttgaatgtgtctcaacatttgactggtactgtacacacacacctacctacctactgtttGGGCTGTATAGCCTACTCCTACAGTCATTGTCATGCTATACAGcacaaccagatctgggaccGGACTAAGTCACCCCCCTTGTAATAGTTGTCTTTGTCTCGTCATAATACATATATTGATCGATTTAATTTGTCATACTTGTCATTGTCCATGTAGATCTATAGCATCTTACCCACCGGCCACAGTATGCACTGTGGTGCGTGTATGCTAACCCGGTGTGTCACTCTCTGTTTCTAGCTGCAGTTCTGTCCTCCCGTGGTtctggctcagtgtgtagagaaCGTGTGGACGACGTGTCGCAGTAACAAGAAGAAGCGCCACCTGCTGGAGGCTCTGTGGCTGTCCTGTGGCGAGGCCGGAATGAAGGTGTGACTGCCCCTTCGTCTTATTGAAATGAAACGCTTGTTGTTATTATTCCAATCTACACATCCTTCTATAAATTGCAACAATAAAAACACATGTATGGTTACATTGGAAGGAATTTGAAGTATGTCGGTGTGTTTCATGATCGACTTGTTAGTGCCGAGCATATTATTCAATGCTGCAACGGTGATTGTTTAATTGTACCTTTCAAAAGGTGTGGCTGCCCCTGTTCCCGCGGGACCACCGTAAGCCCCACTCGTTCCTGTCCCGGCGCATCATGCTCCCCTTCCACATCAACATCTACCCCCTGGCCGTGCTGTTTGAAGACGCCCTGGTGCTGGGGGCCTCTAATGAGACCGTGCTTTACGACGGCCTGCAGGTACTGTAGTAGGAGTATTATATTGTAGTTATTACAGTAATAGTATTATCTGGTGCTGAGGGTTGGCAACGAGAACCTGGTCTCCGACGGCCTGCAAGTAAGGGAGGGGGGGGATGATATCGAATCCTAGATGCCATCTCTTGACGTTGTGCCAAGGCTCTTCCGCTCTACAACTGTACAAATCACGGTCTCTGTGCGAATAAAGTAATCATCGTGTTCTTCTGCAGGGTCCCAGAGAGGGCCAGGAGCCTCTTGAGGTGATGTTCCCTTACTGCACGGTGGAGAGGACCTCCCAGATCTACCTCCACCACATCCTGCGCCAGCTACTCGTGCGTAACCTGGGAGAGCAGGCTCTGCTCCTGGCCCAGTCCTGCGCAGCGCTCCCCTACTTCCCCCACGTCATGGAGCTCATGGTCCACGTGGTGCTGGAGGAGGAGGCCACATCCCGGGAGCCCATCCCCGACCCGCTGCTGCCCACGGTGGCCAAGTTCATCACCGAGTTCCCCCTGTTCCTCCAggtaaggaggagggagagagcgatgtGGATGGAGGAGTAGTTAATGAACGAAACCTAGGCTGTGTGTGAAATGGCATCCTAGCTTTGTGTTTGAATCCTCTGTGATTTTTTCAATGCGTGTATTGTCGTACTCGGCTGAGgcaactcttgtgtattttcaaCTGAATTAATTCATTTGTTCATTCATGTTTTCTTCCTCCAGACCATCGTGCACTGCGCCAGGAAGACTGAGTACGCCCTGTGGAACTACCTGTTTGCTGCCGTGGGCAACCCCAAGGATCTGTTTGAGGAATGTCTGATGGCTCAGGACCTGGACACAGCAGCATCCTATCTCATCATACTGCAGGTGTCTATATATACTCCCCTATCCCATGGTACTGTAAGATTCCTATCCTATAAGCCAGAGGCACATTATTTAGAAATGTGACTGGTATCAGGTATGGAGCGAGGGTTGGGGCTCCGGTTAGGATTGGAGCCACTGTACGGTGAGGGTTGGAGCCAGGGTGAGGGTTGGAGCCAGGGTGAGGGTTGGAGCCAGGGTGAGGGTAATGTTAGGGGTGGAGTTATGTCGTAAATGTTTTGTATTGATAATGTAACTGTGTCGTCTAGAACATGGAGGTTCCGGCGGTGAGCCGGCAGCACGCTACACTGCTCTTCAACACGGCTCTGGAGCAGGGCAAGTGGGACCTCTGTCGTCACATGATCCGATTCCTCAAGGCCATTGGCTCTGGGGAGATGGAGACCCCGCCTCCAACACCAACCACTCAGGTATCGGAGAGAACTAATTCGAACTCGCTGCTTCTGCTCGGTCTTCCACCTCggtctctttctcgctctctctacatCTTTCTGTGaggtcagagggttttctttggAATTATGGTAGAGCTAAATCTCTAAGCGGCTAGTCTAATCTATGGGGATGATATTAGAGATGGTCTAAAAATACTGTATAAAGACTGCTATTAAGGCTACTGCCTCACGTCCACCTCTctctatttaagcaataaggcccgacgggggtgtggtatgtggccagtataccacggctaagggctgttcttaggcacgacgcagtGCGGCCAAGGCCTGGATACATCGCTTAGCCATGGTTTAtgggccatataccacaaacctccgaGGTGACTTATTGCTGTtatgaactggttaccaacgtaattagaccagtacattttgtaaaaaatatatataatgtcCATATGGTATATGATCTGGTATACCATGGCcttcagcattcagggctcgaaccatccGCTTTATAATTCAATATAAAttggatatactgtatattttgtcTTTGAGTATACGCCTGCTGTTTCAGGGGCTTGCTGGATGAGTTTTCCCCTCCTGATCATGAGCACGTTGTTCCAAAACAAGATTGGAATTTGAAATGCTTTCCCCGTAAGTGACCAGGTGATGTGTCCTCTCAACAGGAACCCAGTTCGACGGGAGGCTTCGAGTTCTTCAGGAACCGCAGCATCAGTCTGTCCCAGTCAGCTGACAGCATCCCCGCTGGGAAGTTTAACCTACAGAAGACCTTCAGCATGCCCTCTGGGCCCTCCACTAAAGGGTACGGCTGGTATTATTATAATCAAATATTCAATTGAACAGATTTTATTCAGTGAGACTTAAAGTACAGTGAGTGCATACGTTTTTTCCGTGTATCCGTGTATGCGTGATCCTTGCAGGAATTGAACACACGACCGTGGCGTTGCTAGCCCTTCTCTTGTATCTACTGAGCCAGGCAGGCCAACTACTGCTGGGCTCCAGTCCTCAAGTTCAAATGAACAATGATGATGATAACATAACATGTAGTAATTATATAAAGGATTAGTGGGCTATTATCTGTTTTGCATAATTAATTGGATGGAATTGAGACCAGCCCTCGTGGTATTTGCGCTATTCGTGCTACTGGCCTTTCCCATCGTACCTATAATAGCTCTTCCGTCTCTTCCATGTGTCCTCGCTCTAGGTCTGAGCGATGGAGTAAGGACAGTGACTGTGCTGAGAACATGTACATAGACATGATGTTATGGCGTCACGCCCGACACCTCCTGGAGCAGGTCCGCCTCAAAGACCTAGGCTGTTTCTCCGCCCAGCTGGGCTTCGAGCTGATTGGCTGGCTGTGCCGCGAGCGCACGCGGGTGGCGCGGGTCGATGACTTTGTCATGGCGCTGAAGTGTCTCCACAAGGACTTCCTGTGGCCGTTTCCTGTCATCCCAGCATGCTCGATCAGCTCGCCCTTCAAGAACGGACACCGCAAGACGGGTGAGGGTCTGGTgcggggggggtgtgtgtgtgtgtgtggctgtatcTGCCCTCAGCTGTGGTTGTCGGTCTCCCCAGTCAACTTCTTCTTTTTGTAAGTGTGTTCAGTGTGTATGGCGACGCTCCTGTATATGTGTTTCTCCCTCCTCCAGTGCTGAGCCAGCGGCTGCTAAAGTCCCAGTCAGCAGACAGCCTGTTGAACAGTGACATGGACACAGCGCCCCCGCAGGCCTCAGCACGCAACAGCAACCACACCTGGCTGGACGGTCTGGGGGCACTGGGGCCGGAGCCTAAAGAGATGAACACAACCTCTTCCCACGGGGGGCCACAGACACAGGAGGCCTTCCTCTCTCCGCTCACTAACAAAAGTTAGTGGCCCTCCTCTACTTCAGCATTCacttgtcacccccccccccctttctctctacatctgcctctcgctttctctctacCAGGCTCTCTCATTTCCTGTCTTATCCCTTTACCTCTTCTTCAAAATTCTCTCCGGGtcacctctccctccattcctctccccCCAGCGGAGGAGTGCAGTATCGGTTCGGCCACAGACCTGACAGAAACCAGCAGCATGGTGGATGGAGACTGGACCATGGTGGATGAGAACTTCTCCACTCTGAGTCTGACCCAGTCTGAGCTGGAACACATCTCCATGGAGCTGGCGAACAAGGGGCCTCACAAGTCCCAGGTCCAGCTACGGTAAGACTGTCATCCTCTCCAGTCTTCTCTATTAGGTGCTACAAAATACTCCTTCACCCCACCCACCATCCCAACCCAGCTAGATTTATGGCTGTGGTGACCTATTCTGCTTGTTGGTTTCATATGTAGGTTTGTGTATATCTTGTGTGATTTTGTTACCCTTTGTGTGTCCTTGGGtaggtttcccagacacagattaagcctattcTGGACTAAAATGTTCtaaatggagaatctccattgaacgTGATTCTTAGTGTAGGACTAGGTGTAATCTGTTTGGGAAACCAGCCCCTTCTGCACCATTCCTCATCTCTTTCTGTCCTCAGCTACCTGCTGCATGTGTTCATGGAGGCGGGCTGTCTGGAGTGGTGTGTTGTGATTGGTCTGATCCTGAGAGAGGCCACGGTCATCAAGCAGGTGGTCAACTTCCTGGACAGCCCAGAGGTTCCTCCTGAGACAGTCCAAAGTATCCGCTCCGGCCTGCTGGGAGTCGATGCGTGGGCCTCCGCAGACTGGTTAgtctatctatctctctttctttactttctatctctgtctctctcgctctctgtctctctctctctctgtctctctctctctcttactaagCTAGGAGAACTGTTGCTGCACATGTCTATGACAAAAATTCAATGGATGCTTGAAATGGCTATGAATATTATGATGAATACTGACTCcctcgctctcctcctcctccctgtagccTGGGCTATAAACCCTTCCTGAAACTGATCCGGCCCCAGCTGCAGAAGCTGATAGAGACTGCTGTGGAGCAGGTCCAGCCTGAAGCCTTCCAGCCAGGGGCTTCCAACCCCAACTCCAAGCTGACTGAGCCCCAGCCCGGGTGCCCCAGGGCGGAGGACAGTAGAGGGCCTGCTCCCTTGTGCCTGGCCCTGCCCTTGGAGCCCTCTGGAGGGTTAGTGACAGAGGACGGAGGGGCtccagaggagcaggaggagcaggcGGCAGACGAGGGGGCGTATGACTGCACCCTGTCCTGACGTGCCCTGTCCtgacctgggtcgtgttcattagccACCAAAACGGAAGAAAATgggctgaaacagggagggactacataAACTGTTTTTTTGCCACGGTGTGTGTGCCCTAATGACTACAGCCCTGTCCTAACCTCTGACCTTGCTGGGCAGGTGAAGGGGTGTGGTGCGGGTGTGTGATGGGAcacaggatgaggaggaggaaggggtccTCAGACTGAATACTCTGCATTGTGGGTCTAGAACCAGTTTGTTGGCTGATGTGGACCCAGATATGTTACAtcgaccatgtgtgtgtgtgtgtgtgtgtgtgtgtgtgtgtgtgtgtgtgtgtgtgtgtgtgtgtgtgtgtgtgtgtgtgtgtgtgtgtgtgtgtgtgtgtgtgtgtgtgagtatatgCTTGTTTATGTGAGGCTTTTGTGTGTTACCATACTTTGGGTGTAAAACACAAGGAAGCTCTCTATTTTGTTTCTCTCCTGTCCGCATACTCACCCATCCCAGTGCTGGAACAGGGTCTGAGTGAGCGGAGTGGACTGGGCTGCTCCTGTGGTTGAGTGTCAGTATTATTCACTTGATTACGGACTTGAGTCACTGCAAACGACGCTTGCCAGGCCACAGCCAATTCATAGCACCCAAACAAAAACAAAGGCTTACCTAAGATATCCATACTGTACGACAGGTGGCTCAAACCTCTACATTTATTCTACTATTTGATCACAGACCAAGTTTTTGCGGATGATGAGTTTGGGCTTGTCGGGCTTTATTCTGGAATTAAGCGTACGAGCACAAGGCAGACAGTTTGTTGCAATTTAGCTTTTTACCAAAATGTGCTTTTCAGATCAGAGAATTGCTCGCTGTCCGTGTCGTGTGCTCGGCTAGGCTTCGGTGTCCGTCTAGATATAAATGTGTACTGCTCGGCTGGCTTTTCTGTGTGACTTGAGCGGATTCCCAGTCAGATCACCGCGACGACTTGTATAGGGTGAGCACAATGAACAAAAAGCGTCCGTGATGTTCTCCCCGACAGACCTGTCACACATGAACCTTTATTGGCAGCCATTCCACAGAACTGAACAGTTAAacctttatatatatttttcacagTTTGCACAAACGTCTATTGTACCTTTTGTCGCGGAGTTAAGTTCAAGTATAACTTTGGTACTTTTGGCAAGAAACCGCCCCTGAAACCAGTCAACTGTGTGCCGGGACATTTTACGAGATGCATGCATTGTGCAAGGGGAGGTGTCTCATATTTTCATACCTCATAGTGTACAGTGGATTTTAAGATTATTTTCTGATACCTTTGTCAATAATGTGGTGGTCTTCTTTAGGAAATGATGTCCCCTTATTCCGATGCTAGACTGTGGCGTGAGAATATTCTTGGTCAAGAGCGAaggcgtgtctgtgtgtgcgacGATGACTTGGATTGGTCATGTATGTTGTTGACGAGGGCCTGATGAGCCCTCAAccgggggcggcaggtagccccgaggtcagagcgttgggccagtaagcgaaaggttgctggtttgaataccggAAACCGACAAGGTGATAAAAAAATATCTGTTGCCGTGTCCTTGAGTAAGgcccttaaccctaattgctcctgttgCGCTGTACGAcggtgaccctggctgtgaccccactccctgcgggACACCCGAGAGGAGTTCGGATATGCCAACACAAAACCATTTCCATGAAACAAAACGTGTGCAACagaacaaatataagcacccctcAAATGAATTCAACCAAACCGTGACTGACTCCTGAAGGGAGAATCTAACCATATCTGAGGACAAACCAAATGATTATGATGATCCTGACCTGCATCTTCACACACATACTTGGCTCGAGAATTGAAACATTACTGCTCAGTTAATTGGCTTCGGTCCTGTGGAGGATCCAATGGGAAGCAAACCATAGGAGAAACAGAACTATGTTCATTCACTTTATATTGATATGCCAGAGTTCACTTTTATTCGCCCCTTTTGTAAAGACAAAAAAAACTATTGTGTTAACCTAACGTCGTATATCGTTATCGTTATCGTTTTTAAGGTAGGATTGTGTTTTATCTCCTATCGGTGATTTTTGTCTTGCCTTGGGAATTGCTGTGGAGTTGAAGAGGTCCTGGACTCTTTAATGTATTCAGAATGAATATTCCCATAGTTTCTATAAGGACGTAGGTCTATAATGTCTCGGTCGTTATCACCGTGGTAACATACCAAAACCTTGGTCGCAAGCGGTGATACTGATAACAATGACTTTAAGAGAATCTCCAACACCGAAGCGGCTGCGTGTGTACGATGTAACTGCAAAGACCAAGTGGTATTGCATCTGTTAATGATTCTATATTGTTGACTAAGTACAGTATCCTCACATGGAATCGAGCTTTTATGAGGCCGAGTGTTATTCTTATTTATTGGTTGTGTTGTTATTACTATTCGAAATAGTCATTTTTATTCttcaaaatgtttttatttttggcTATATCAAAGCAGCTAATCAAGAGCTATTTAATTGCTTTTGCCTCAACATACTGTAGTCATCTGAGTCTTTAGACCCAGGCCCATATCCCACTGCCTGACCCGAAAAGAGCTCTCCACCTAAAACTGGGCGTCGGTTCGTCacgcgtctcagagtaggagtgctaggTTCCGTTTTGCTTTTCAGATCATAATGTATACGATTACATGGACAAGGCGGATCCGAGTTGAATCTGGTGTGTTTGTCCGGCGCTACAGCAAAAAATGTGTGCTGTTCGGGGTACTCGAGGAGTTGAGGAACGCTGgtatcaaatcttatttgtcacatgtgccgaatacaacaggtgtggaccttacagtgaaatgcttacttacaagcccttaaccaacaatgcagttttaagaaaaataagaaataaaagtaataaataattaaagagcagcagtaaaataacaacagtgaggctatattcagggggtaccggtacggcGTCAATctctgggtagtcatttgattagatgttcaggagtcttatgacttggtggtagaagctgtttagaagcttcttggacctagacttggcgctccggtacctcttTCCGTGCAGTAggagagaaaacagtctatgactagggtggctggagtctttgacaatttttagggccttcctctgacaccgcctggtatagaggtcctggatggcaagaagcttggccccagtgatgtactgagccgtacacattaccctctgtagtgccttgcggtcagaggccaagcagttgccataccaggcagtgatgcaacccgtcaggatgctctcgatggtgcagctgtagaaccttttgaggacccatgccaaatatttccagtctcctgagggggaataggttttgtcatgccctcttcacaactgtcttggtgtgcttgttaatttgttggtgacgtggacgctctcaacctgctccactacactcccgtcgatgagaatggaggcgtgctcggtcctccttttcctgtagtccacattcatctcctttgtcttgatcacgttgagggagaagttgttgtccttgcaccacacggtcaggtctctgacctcctccctataggctgtctcgtcgttgtctgatctaggatcagatcccccttgtccatgtaatcttatacATTATGATCTGAGAAGCAAAATGGATCCTAGCACTACttctctgagacgctttatgaatagaGGCTCAGGGatactcgaggactggaattgggAAAACACTGCTTTAGACAACTGTTGGTGCTCTGGACACAGCGGTTCTGTTTAACTTACTGTGCATGTAGGCTACGTTCCTCTATTATATTAGGTCCCTACAACTACAGAAAGTACAGCAATGGTGTCCACTTACTTACAGTAAGTACATCAGTATTAAATTGTGCAATTCTGAAATGTTACTTTGTTTCAGCTTTATCatgttttttaatgtttttatttgaatCCTTTTATTTTCAGTTTTCAGCCTTTTATTTGCATTCTCTGCTCCTCCTTTTTTTTCCCCCGTCACTCATACAGAccaaaatattttgtattttaatCATTATTTTGCTGCAGCTTactgtgtttgtagtgtacatGGTGGTTtgcagttttttttgttttggctCTGTTCTGATTCTCACTTATTGTTCTGCTGCGTTAAGAAAATCCCTTTGTACAGTCACGACGACTGTACGCCACATTGATGTGCTTGGCTATATTCCATCTCTGCTTTCAGTACGGTATAGTATATGCAGTCAGTGGCTTACTTTTGCTGCCTGCTCTCAAACTGTGAGGTTTACCTAACATGCATACAGTACTTGGCTAACCAAAGACAAATGTTCAGAGGCTTTCCGGTCGGTGTGTGCAGGTTGTTGAGAAGACGAGTGCTTGTGTAGAGGTGCATAGATGTACAATGAATCCCCCCCCACTCCCTCCGTGATGAGAAAGATGACCAACCATTGACGCTCAAACCAATTTTTTTCAGTTAGTTCTCAAGACTGTTTTTCTGTATCATATCGAAATAGATGTTATGATTTTCCACTTTATGTTTCTGTCTGATCTGAGGATGAAGAAGCCTATTGTTTTGTGTGTCTTGTCTTTGCTGCTGGGAAAAGCACAGTCATACCAGACGCAGTGGTACTGTGTTCAAAGAAAGCCGGTGTCAAGGGCGTTATAAGA includes:
- the LOC120025845 gene encoding guanine nucleotide exchange factor subunit RIC1-like; protein product: MYFLTGWPRRLLCPLKSEEEPFHIQPNSQRFYFAVLSETQLSIWFSRPSVLIVSYIESVKAAAQFGFYQQAEWKPDDSMIAVAAANGYILMFDVVGGGEDKYLYEPVYPKGSPRVKVTPGYKEEQCAPALSLEMKRPIDLEAPITSIKSLQEDLLVSTADGYLHILHWDGVSNGRKAISLCTVPFSLDLQSARGGPSLDLEGLHITDMEYCVTLDGFAVVLDDGRLGFISPVASRFTAEQLQGVWAADVTDGTCVAVNNKYRLMAFGCASGSVLVYMIDTTTGSMQLSHKLELTPKHFPDVWNKTGAVTLIRWSPDYSVAMVTWECGGLSLWSVFGAHLICTLGEDFAYRSDGTKKDPIQISSMCWGAEGYHLWVITSKEEAALVENMEEAPPPTQTKQAGILQFHFIKSALTVNPCTSNQEQVLLHGEDRLYLTCGDPTQVPSSSSDGPHTPHPHNLAHGLEGSPLHHRSAPSPNAISQGLSTLLGHKHWHVVQIHSTYLESNWPIRFAAIDTAGQCIAVAGRRGFAHYSMSSRKWKLFGNITQEQNMTVTGGLAWWKDFVVVACYNFIDRQEELRLYLRSSNLDNAFASVTKLHSDTLLLNVFRDLIVLFRADCSICLYSIERRHDGPNPSACVELLQEVSMSRYIPHPALVVSVTLTSVRTETGMALKAPQQACMAESIMLNLAGQLIMLQRDRSGPQVREKEDQKKLLQFCPPVVLAQCVENVWTTCRSNKKKRHLLEALWLSCGEAGMKVWLPLFPRDHRKPHSFLSRRIMLPFHINIYPLAVLFEDALVLGASNETVLYDGLQGPREGQEPLEVMFPYCTVERTSQIYLHHILRQLLVRNLGEQALLLAQSCAALPYFPHVMELMVHVVLEEEATSREPIPDPLLPTVAKFITEFPLFLQTIVHCARKTEYALWNYLFAAVGNPKDLFEECLMAQDLDTAASYLIILQNMEVPAVSRQHATLLFNTALEQGKWDLCRHMIRFLKAIGSGEMETPPPTPTTQEPSSTGGFEFFRNRSISLSQSADSIPAGKFNLQKTFSMPSGPSTKGSERWSKDSDCAENMYIDMMLWRHARHLLEQVRLKDLGCFSAQLGFELIGWLCRERTRVARVDDFVMALKCLHKDFLWPFPVIPACSISSPFKNGHRKTVLSQRLLKSQSADSLLNSDMDTAPPQASARNSNHTWLDGLGALGPEPKEMNTTSSHGGPQTQEAFLSPLTNKTEECSIGSATDLTETSSMVDGDWTMVDENFSTLSLTQSELEHISMELANKGPHKSQVQLRYLLHVFMEAGCLEWCVVIGLILREATVIKQVVNFLDSPEVPPETVQSIRSGLLGVDAWASADCLGYKPFLKLIRPQLQKLIETAVEQVQPEAFQPGASNPNSKLTEPQPGCPRAEDSRGPAPLCLALPLEPSGGLVTEDGGAPEEQEEQAADEGAYDCTLS